In Betaproteobacteria bacterium, a genomic segment contains:
- a CDS encoding DUF4124 domain-containing protein — protein sequence MKQILLLACTLVVSTTAVAQLYKWVDKDGRVTYSDQAPPASQAKQLNVDTSQPAAPQRSAVDRQKEAEKAKIAAQEKAKVSDNAAQKAQIDQENCARAKAYLRTVTDGGRISTTDAKGERILLDDQQIEAERVKAQKTVDEACKAS from the coding sequence ATGAAGCAGATCCTTTTACTCGCTTGTACCCTCGTGGTCTCCACCACGGCCGTCGCGCAGCTCTACAAATGGGTGGACAAGGACGGGCGCGTCACCTACTCGGACCAGGCGCCCCCCGCGTCACAGGCCAAGCAGTTGAACGTGGACACGAGCCAGCCCGCGGCCCCGCAACGGTCGGCTGTCGATCGCCAGAAGGAGGCCGAAAAGGCCAAGATAGCGGCTCAGGAAAAGGCGAAAGTCTCCGACAATGCCGCGCAGAAGGCGCAGATCGATCAGGAAAACTGCGCCCGTGCGAAAGCCTACCTGCGCACGGTGACCGACGGCGGCCGCATTTCCACCACCGATGCCAAGGGCGAGCGCATCCTCCTGGACGACCAGCAGATCGAGGCGGAGCGCGTCAAGGCACAGAAGACCGTCGACGAAGCCTGCAAGGCTTCATGA
- the guaB gene encoding IMP dehydrogenase, with amino-acid sequence MRVIQKALTFDDVLLVPAHSIVLPREVSLTTHLTRSIQLNLPLLSAAMDTVTESRLAIALAQEGGIGIVHKNMPPAAQAGEVAKVKRFESGVVKDPITITPTMSVREVFEITRKHRISGLPVLDAGRVVGIVTNRDLRFETNLDQPVKNIMTPRDKLVTVKEGASLEEAKALMHRHRLERVLVINGDWQLRGLMTVKDILKSSEHPNACKDQQGRLRVGAAVGVGEGTEERVERLVEAGVDVLVVDTAHGHSQGVLDRVKWVKRQFPQLQVVGGNIATRDGAKALVDHGADGVKVGIGPGSICTTRVVAGVGVPQITAIQNVAAALEGSGIPCIADGGIRFSGDVAKAIAAGASNVMLGSLFAGTEEAPGEIELYQGRSYKSYRGMGSLAAMQKGSSDRYFQEGDMNADKLVPEGVEGRLPYKGPVTAIVHQLMGGLRASMGYTGCRSIEEMRARAEFVEITSAGMRESHVHDVQITKEAPNYQID; translated from the coding sequence ATGCGCGTCATCCAGAAAGCGCTCACATTTGACGACGTCCTCCTCGTTCCCGCCCATTCGATCGTCCTTCCCCGCGAAGTCAGCCTCACCACCCACCTCACGCGGTCGATCCAGCTGAACCTGCCGCTCCTTTCCGCCGCCATGGACACGGTGACGGAGTCACGGCTCGCCATCGCCCTCGCGCAGGAAGGCGGCATCGGCATCGTCCACAAGAACATGCCCCCCGCGGCCCAGGCGGGCGAAGTGGCGAAGGTGAAGCGCTTCGAGAGCGGCGTGGTGAAGGACCCGATCACCATCACGCCCACGATGTCGGTGCGGGAGGTCTTCGAGATCACGCGCAAGCACCGGATCTCGGGGCTGCCCGTGCTCGACGCCGGCCGCGTGGTCGGCATCGTCACCAACCGGGACCTGCGCTTCGAGACGAATCTTGACCAGCCGGTGAAGAACATCATGACGCCGCGCGACAAGCTCGTGACGGTGAAGGAGGGCGCGAGCCTGGAGGAAGCCAAGGCGCTCATGCACCGCCACCGCCTCGAGCGCGTGCTCGTGATCAACGGCGACTGGCAGCTTCGCGGCCTCATGACGGTGAAGGACATCCTCAAGTCCTCCGAGCACCCCAACGCCTGCAAGGACCAGCAGGGGCGGCTTCGCGTCGGCGCTGCGGTCGGCGTGGGCGAGGGCACCGAGGAGCGCGTGGAAAGGCTCGTGGAAGCGGGCGTGGACGTGCTCGTCGTAGATACGGCGCACGGCCACTCGCAGGGCGTGCTCGACCGCGTGAAGTGGGTGAAGAGGCAATTTCCCCAGTTGCAGGTCGTCGGCGGGAACATCGCGACCCGGGACGGCGCGAAGGCGCTGGTGGACCACGGGGCCGACGGCGTGAAGGTGGGCATCGGCCCGGGCTCGATCTGCACCACGCGGGTCGTGGCCGGCGTGGGCGTGCCCCAGATCACCGCCATCCAGAACGTGGCCGCGGCCCTCGAAGGCAGCGGCATTCCCTGCATCGCCGACGGCGGCATCCGCTTTTCCGGCGACGTGGCCAAGGCGATCGCGGCTGGCGCTTCCAACGTGATGCTGGGCAGCCTCTTCGCCGGCACGGAAGAGGCGCCCGGCGAGATCGAGCTCTACCAGGGGCGCTCCTACAAGTCGTACCGCGGCATGGGGTCGCTCGCAGCGATGCAGAAGGGGTCGAGCGACCGCTACTTCCAGGAAGGCGACATGAACGCCGACAAGCTGGTCCCCGAGGGCGTCGAAGGCCGCCTGCCGTACAAGGGGCCCGTGACCGCGATCGTCCACCAGCTCATGGGGGGATTGCGCGCCAGCATGGGCTACACCGGGTGCCGGTCCATCGAGGAGATGCGCGCGCGGGCCGAATTCGTCGAGATCACGTCGGCGGGCATGCGCGAGTCGCACGTCCACGACGTGCAGATCACGAAGGAAGCGCCGAATTACCAGATCGACTGA